From the genome of Triticum aestivum cultivar Chinese Spring chromosome 1A, IWGSC CS RefSeq v2.1, whole genome shotgun sequence:
CGAACATCTTCCTGACCGCGTCGTACTATGCCAGCTCTCCTGTTTTAGGCGTACCAGTGAACATCGTGCAAGCACCTGTCAGCTCCCCACCCGGCGTCTGTGTCTTCTCCGAGAAAAGCAACGACGCCACGTAACATTGATGAAGGAAGGCACTTGTCCGGCGATGGTTGTCGTGGACTGCCCACCCGAGCTGCTTGGCGGCGTAGAAATACAGAGCCTTATAATGCTCCGACCATGACGGCGTTTGCACGGGCGGTGACGGCAGCGGGCCCCGCGGCTCAGGCCCCAACCTCCGCCATGTTCACGACCAGCATGCCCACCGCCACGTCCGCTACCAGCACGCCCTCCGTCGGCCTTCTGCATCTTGAGTGTTTTCACCTTTGTTTTGACTATGTGAGCAAGTACATCGCTGAGTTCATGTACGCTAATAAGGATAAGGAAGCGATTCTCCCGCCTTATCATCCCacgtaagtcatccgcggatatcCTTTCGTAAGTTTTAATCATTCCTTTATGTGCGTGTAATCCTTGGTAGCAGCAGCTACCAAGCATTTATGTGCTTCCCGTAAGTTTTAATCCTTCCTTTATGTGGGTACAGAATACTCCCATGCTATGTatttggactcatcgaagaacatcaagaaaaaggattacactcacataaagagtgttctcgatagtgccctgttaaccttcagtctgtctggtggatatatcaaggtgaaaaggCACAGGAAGAACGGGCTGggtttcggccataagaccgacttctgctgcatccagcaaccgtaCACTAGTAaggctgatggattctacctcatgtGTCACCTGATCGAGTACACaagggataatcaacgccttcgCATGTCAGCTACTACCAACGATGCCGAAATTGTCAgctgggccacaagcataggaaagacaccggatcatcgaatccgactgagttttatcacgtacagtgtgaacttgcccaagtgatcatgaaggaggtccttgaaccaacagggatgttctaccatgggccaatcacgCGAGATGATGTCGGAGCACTGCTACTCGCTTAGCGTCTAGACCTGAAGCCTTTCAACAAGCTCGGGTGCTTCCTCCTtgactatgaagattggaccgccgacatggaggactgattgtCGATGACAACTTGTCACTACTGTCTTTCTATGGCAAAACTTTAAATTTATGCACGATGAAACTCTGTGATGTAACTAAACCGTCCTCCTGAACTAACgtagatcgctctagttaattagtttggatatgaggaactttgttatttatgtttactattggttgcttgtattttgctaattatgcctttttgttttcttaagtacattatgttgcatgTTATCGTTGAATTCATCAACtgacgatgcaggtacatagatcaaAGATGGCGAAGGACTGCTACGTCGTGTTCgttgggagggttccaggagtGTACGACCACTGGCCAGACGCTCAGGCCTAGGTGGACAAGTACCCGGGTGCTAGCCATAGAGCGTTCGACAGCAGAGCCGAAGcggaaagtagttacttgaggtggacgcCCCGGCAAGAGCGGGGGCGAAACCGCCGGtgcctcaagaagtactacataGTCGCGCTCTTCTCTTTcacatcatggtttagatagagatgatgaaacttaTGTGTGTGCCATGACAATGCAGTTGCATttattcgagacatgacatgacttgtgtatcgctatttttgagatgtgatgatatttgtgttgaatgatgatgatgatgatgatgatggtataaTGAGACtattgtatgtgtatgatatgacgAGAATAGTGTATGTTTATTATAATATGATGAAACTACTATATAAAGCATGCACAAATACATCGCAAATACGTAGAGAGGGAATAAATCTGTGAAAGCAGGaatactagcagtagcgctggaaggCATCTAGCGTGAATATGTCTATGCCTAACCAGTTGCGCGCGCAACTCCAATCATCGCCGTCGCTGCGTTATGTGGATCCGTGCGCGCGTGCCCCACCTGGTCCCACCTAACAACCCATATTCACATTTTCTCAGCGCGATACGCGGCAAGAATATAGTCACATCGTATCTCCCTCGTTCTCTCGTTCCCCACCGCCCCTGTTCCTTCTTTTCTCGTTCCCCATCTgagccatctccatctccatcgaATCCGGCGCATCCGGCTCCCTCCTCCGCCACCATGGCCACTCACCGCCGGGTCGCTCCTCCATTGCCTCGAGCCCTCTCCCCTGTGACGTTCTTCTTCACCCATAGGCGATTGTTCTCCACCCACGCCCTGCTACTTCTATCGTCAGATCCGCCATTGAGGTAAGATGGAGCAACATGGCTACCTCATCGCCATCTTGCCTCCTGGTGAAAGGATGCCGGGCATCGACGAACAACGAGCAGCAGCATCACCACCACTGTGAGCAGATCTGTGATGGAGATCTACACATTAAGGCAGTGAGGAGTCAAGCGGCTCGGCGGCAAAGCCCAGACACACACCTCCCGCAAGCACGCCGGTGGTCAAGAGCTCCAACTCATCTTCCCCGTCTTCCTCGGAGGTATCAGCGATTCGTCTActtgtttttttttaaaacaagatttttattcttttctcAATCTTTCGATATGCATCTGATTTCGTGTGTGATAGTGGTTTTTATGTGATCTTATTTTGTTTCCTCTCCTGCAGCTTTCGGCAAATGACTGCTCTTGTTTTGCCCCTCTCCATAAACATGAAAACGGATTGATCTTAATGTACTTTTGTAATTCATAGTTTGCTGGAAGAAACAAGGACCTTTTTGATGGCTATCTTTGGATTCTTTGGCTACTGTAATTATTATGGCCTCAGTTTTTTACATGAAACATACTAATTTGGTGAAGAACTATTTGGGGATATTTTCTGAAGAATGATCTAACAATAATTGGGAATAATTTCTAAAGAACGTTATAAAAAATTCTAAAGAACTTTCTAAGAAACGAAGAACTTTCTAACAGGACTTTGTTAACATGGTGTCCGAACTTTGCCATAAAAATCAGAAGAACTTTTGAGAAAACTTCGCCATTACTAATTGCTTCCTTGGATTTTGTAAAGTTCTTTGGAATTTTCAGTAGAGTTTGCCACAGCCATCTAAAAATTCCTTTGGTATAAACCAGTAATTCATTTCATTAGTTTTTTCTGAGAATAATTTCGCTATTTTTTTAGTAAATAATAAACCACATAAACATCTAAGAATCATTGACTAAACATGGTGCATTAGCCACCCAGGCCCTTGCGTGGACGAACATCTTGGTCCCATGTGAGGTCAAATCAGCTGGAATACGGCTGACTATACAAACGGGCGAACTCTCTAGTATGATGGAATACCATGCATGACTGACACAGATGTGGGCCATGTTGATTTGACAACAGGCTGGATGTGCGGTGCGGATACAGGTTGCGCGCGCATAGAGTTAGGATAAATCCACGTCCCGGCATCGCTTGCTTTGTTGCAGCGCTACATAtagttagcagtagcgttggtccgggcagcgctactgctacaacaaCTTAGCTGTAGCGCGTTAGTAGGCTTTCTCCTAGTAGTACGATTTTGCGGTGTCGCCGAGTTGATCTTTCGAACGAGCATGATGCTCGGATCCTCCACCACCTTCGTCTCCGGCAGGTTCTCCTCCGAGTCCATGCGTCTGCGGCGCAAGGGAAGAAGAGAGTGGGCGAAGAAAAAACGGGAATTGGATGGAGAGAGTTGGGATAGAAAAAGAGAGTGATGGATTTTGCCATGAAAACATTGCAACCAGTTACAAAAGCGCAGGTTTGGCCTTCATTTTGGGCTCGGATCCTACATGACTCGTATCCGGTTTGTGGAAATTTGTGATCTGAACTGCTACGGGAACTGACGGGATTAGATCAGCGCTGGATGGTTTATGGGGTCCAAACACCGGCCTGTTTGAGGGTCGGAGCAGAGCAGTCGCAAAATCTCGGTAAAGAAACGGTCAAGGTAAATGCAACATGCATGCCTTGGAACGGAAGCATAATAAACGCGTTGTTCTCTCCCGATCGATCAGCTGGAAAAGTAAGAAATCCCACCATTTTTTCTTCAAGGGCGGGCGTGTTTGTGGGCAGGAGCGAGCACCGGCGCCGTAGCACGTCCGTGCAATCAACCGCCCTACGACGTGTCTCCATTAGCTGCCGTAAGTGCTCCAGGACGGGACGATCGCATATATACATCCACCCAAGCCATGTCCAGGCTGACTCGACATCGCCATGTCATCGACGAGAGCGCGGCGGAGCGACGGCCGGCAGTTCGGGGTGGGCGGCCGGTGGCGGCACGTGGCGGTGGTCGACACGGGGTGTCGGTGCCGCCCGCGCCGCCAGAGGCTGGCGTCCTTCCTCTGGCCGTCCACGAAGCCGCCGGTGAcgaggagcagcagcagctcccATCCGTCATCCTTGTTCccctcctccgcctccaccgctTCCTCGGCCTCCGCCCGCGTCTACAAGCACCAGCAGGAGCCCTACGGGGCGACGGCAAAGGCGTCGCCGCCGGTTGCGACGAAGAAGGTGGGCAGCAACCCGGCGAAAAAGAGGCGCGAGAAGATGGCAGCAgcggcggccgaggaggaggaggttggggtgGCGGTGGAGAAGGAGTCGTCGGACCCGCGCGGCGACTTCCGTGACAGCATGGTGCGGATGGTGGTGGAGATGGGGCTCTGCGACTCGGACGGCCTCCGCTCCATGCTTCGCCGCCTGCTCGCCCTCAACGCGCCGCCACACCACGCCACCATCCTCGCCGCCTTCGCCGAGGTCTGCGCCCAGCTCGCCTCGGAGTCttcagcgccgccgcctccggcgtATCAATACACGAGTGACGAGTGACCATTCGTCGGCTCGGCAAGCCGGCCGGCCAGGTCGTCTGCTCTGCTCGTGTTTCTGTTCTGTGTGGTCTCAAGATCCTGGCACCACCTGGTGTACACATAAACCTGCGACTACCAATAGTGTCGTATAATGTGTGTGCTTGTGTGGCCTTCAGTTTTGCATGAAGGTCATCAAGGAAGCTTGTTACTCccctagtgtcaaaaaacgtcttatattccGGGACGGAGTTAGTAGTTAATCAGCTCAAATATGTAACTATTTGTGCGATTAGCAGTGCTTGCTTGTTATTCTACATTCTACATGCATTTGGCACTTTCTAGTGTTTATATATCAAGTCTGTGTGCACTAGAGGGCCGCTTTTCATTCGTGGGATTAACTCTTTTCTATCTACTCGATCCGTTCGATTTACTTGTCGCAGAAGTGAATAtaagtggatgtatctagaactaaaatacattttGATACAACAATTTTCGCAACAAGTAATTTCAGACGAAGGGAGTATTAGATTATTTTGGTCGGTTGTCTTGCTTTGTTTTTATTTTATCTGGGTTGGTTTAAGTTTTGATTATGTTATGACAATGTTTATTGTTTGTATAGTGTGCTAGCCTGCTGTTGAGACAGTATCTGTTCTGAGAGGAGAGTGAAATTGTTTGGTGCATGGTTGTAGTGTCTTTACATGTTTTGGTCTCGGCGTCTGTCGATGGAGTTGTGTGATTCCCTTAAGAGCTCGTACTCCACGCTGAAACCATGGAATTGCTACCAAGGTTTCAAATTTCGAAAACAAGAAAATTTCACTCACACTAAAATTTCATAATTTTTAAAATTTAGTTCAGACAAATCGACATTTTTTTATTTAATTTGGAATTAAAACAACGGGGTACTCTCTCTATTTTtgtactccgcatataagatttgtcttaagtcaaacttcATATAATTCAAagtttatatgaaaaaatatctaCATTCACAACACCAAATCAATACCGTTGGATGCATCATAGAACTAATTTGTATGTTGTACACCTTTAGTATTTGAGATGTTTATATATTTTTAATATAagtttggtcaaactttatgaagctcgacttaggATAAAACTGGTATGCAGATGAAAAAATAGCGGAGGGAGTATTAACATTGTAGCAACAACTCCACGGCATAAAAATATCAATAGCACACACGTGGGTTTCAAACAGTAGACCTATTCAAGGGGAGCAGTGCAGCCTACCAATGGGTTAGACGAGGGGTTGTTTATTAATTAGCTAGGATTCCaccttatttatataaaataatttaaaataCAGAAATATTTCAAACGAAACAGTTCTTATTTTTTTGCTCACACACGAAATTTGGTCAAATTTTTCCTTGATTGCTCCTATATAATGCTCATATGGGCCATCCCATTAAGCTCTTGCTCGCTCAGCTTGGCTCCCTTCTCCGCTCGCTTGTTTAGCTTTTTTTTTCACTTGCTCCATTAATAACTAAGATAAAAACTGACTAACATTTTTAGTTGTTTTTTAAATCAAAAGATGTAAACATATTAAAAATTAATTAATTTCAAAATTAAGCGAATTAAAAACAATGGATTTTAAAAAAAGTttaatttaaaaacattcatggaTTTAGAAAATGCAAAATTGAAAAAGGTTCTAAAACTAAATAAATGTTCACTAACTTTAAAATTATTTTTGAACTTTACAAATATACATAgttaaatgttcctaaattttagAAAATGGTTTCAATTTTTTTATAATGTTCACAATTTGAATAAATGTTCATGCATTAAAATTTGTAAAAAGGAGAAGGAAAAAACAAAACCCAAATCACTTGACCAACTACACACACTCATAGACGGACGCCTTAGCGAGCCAAGCCCCAACGCATCAGGAGGCTCCAAATCATGTAAGTTTAGGGCCTGTTCGGAAGCTTGCTGGCTTCCAAAACGAGCCAGCTTCTCGTGAAGCCAGCGCTAGCTAGCTTCTGGCGGGAGCCAACGAGCGTTCGGTTACCGAAAATGGTTCGTGGCACACTGTAGCAAGAGCAAACAGTTAGTGGCGATATGTAGCGAGAGGAAAACGCTTCGAGGAGGCACTTCGGGAGGGCATTCCCACGTAATATCGAGCAACTCTAGCTTCTCGTTTTCACGAAGCTGCACGATCGCTGCTTCTAAAATTTGCACTGCGGCCTGCTAGTTCTCCAGGTGTGGGCTCCTTGAAGCTGCAGCGTTCGACCAGCTCATCACCCGCTTCCGGAGAAGCCTGGAGCAGGAGCACTTCCGAACGGGCCCTTAGTATCTTAATATATTTGTCTTGTAATACTTTTATTTATTGTGTGGTGTGATACTATGTTTATCTTATTGTAAGACTATGTGATGTCAGCTATCTCCATGGCCAAGATATGTTATGCTTTATGTGTTATCCATTTTCTCTTTGTCTTACATGCTTTGCTCTCTCACCACACCTCTTGCATGTGGTCCTTGCATCATCTTTAAATATCTTGTTGATGTCTCTCGATCTTGCTTTGTTCAAGTTGCTTCTTATGATCCTCAATATCAGTTTGAGCTTTGCAAGATTTATTGCTAGATCTGAACCTGCACCTCATTGAACTCTCCATCTTCCTAAGGTTTTCATCAACCAAAACTTCATTGTTAAAAGTGGCTACTAGAAAGGAAGCAGATTAGGAGAACTCGGGTGCTCCACCCCTCTATATTCAAAATAATTTAGTAATTCAAAAAAGGTaaaaaaaatcccaaacatttttggAATCAAATATGACCAGATATTATACTCGTATAAAAAGTTTGGCCAAGGAATGATTCCCGTTGACTTCGTGGAAAAAAACAAATTTGTGACGATAATATTGCATGAATAGTACTTGTATCTAGCGTTTTTGGCAAATCTTTGACCCTGGATATAATGAAAGTCGTTCCGTGATTAATCTTTTTTTATACGAGTGCAATACTTGGTCATGTTTGATTCCATAAAAAGTTTACAATTGTTGACGTTTTTATTGAATTACTAAATTATTTTTCAATATAGGGGGTGTGGCATCTGAGTGCTCCTATGTATTTTTCGCTACTGCAAAGTGTTAATTTCTGATAGAAAGACCTTGTACAGTCTCTCACACTCGCATGTATTGTCTGCATCAGAGCATGAATTTTGACTAGGTCTTCTGCCACCTTTGTTCAATGGTTGCCGACGCACCAACTCGAGAAAATTGGACAATTTTAGTCGCCAGTAACTTCAACCTATAACAAATGGTGTTTTTCCCTAGTCCAGGCGCCTGTGAAAATGGAACATGCCAAGCACAAAGAAGTATGGCTCAAGTAAGGAGGAACCTTGAGAATATTTGCCGCAAAAAAAGAACCTTGAGAATATGCCATGTAGAGAGAAAATTAGCTTAAGCAAAGATAAAACTTCAATTATGAAGAAGTATAAGTAAGTGCATATAGTGCACTATAGACATTAGACAACATCTTTTGGAGTTAATTTTGACTCCAGAATATATGTTACATTTCTGAAAACTCTATTAGTGTTATCATCATGCACAGAtaaaaaatatgaaataacaaCATGAATAGAAATGATGACCTTCTTATGTGGTTCATACATTTTTTTTTGCTAAGATGACATGTGTAGCATTGAAAAATAAAAATACAGGAGACCTTGATTGAATTTCACGCCCCAACTTTTTAGATGAAATATAGGAATTATTACGAGCCGAATCCGGAGGCGAGGATCAATCTAGCGTAGTCTCACTATTCATGTCCTAAATTTTTAGATGAAGTATATGAATTATTACATACTAAATCTGGACGCGAGGATCAATTAGGCGTAGTGTCACTATCCATGGCCTAAAGTTTTAGATGAAATATAGGAATTATTACAAAGTGAACCTGGAGACGAGGATAAATTTGGCCTAGTGTCACTATTCATGCCATGAATTTTTAGATGAAATATAGTGATTATTACAAACTGAATATGTAGAGCATTGATACAATTGATCAAAAATTGTCAATTGACCCCGCGATGTTTATATAGTCAGTTGGATACAAGACTTCTGTAGACTCGTGAACAACGTAGCATACCTTACGGATGGAATGTATGAGCCATTTGTTAACGCAGTAAGATAACCATGTTAACATCAATATTTCCCTTTTATATTATGACTAGCATACATAACTAAATCATTGATGGACCTATGTGCAAGACAGAGCTGGCCCAAACCTTGGAAAACTAGTGAAGTTTTTGGGAGTGAAGGGGGACTTTTGCCCCCACCCCACAAGACATTCATATTTTACTTGGGGGCCGGGGTTTCGATTGGAAAATAATCAATATTCACTTAATATGTTGAAATGCTTACACGATTTTTTCCCTTTCTTTAGCATTGATCCATCATTTCTGAATGTTGCCCTACATTTTTGAGTGGTGCTACAATGCAGTTGAAGccaaataaactatttctatttaTAAGTTCGAAATTCTTTTGGTGTTAACATTTTCAATTACATATATGTTATAACTAAATTGTTTTATCACAATGTTTGCCTCAGATATTATAAAAATGTTGTTTATCCAGGAAACTGGAGAAACTGAATATGTTTTTGTTTCATTTAGGACATGTAACTTTAGCAACCAGACACACTGACTGAGGTTTTTCTATGCAGTGTCTGGTTTATGTCCATCAGGGTTAAAAACAAAATGCAAGAGATAAGAGATAAATAATTGTGATGTGAAACCAACTACTGTGCAACATAACTAAAGGCAATAATGTTGATTCTTTACCTCAGGGTGGTATTAGTTGTGAGAGAAGTACCATAAAATTCAAAAATCTATGATAGGAAAATCGGGCCATCCACCAACTGGTTGTAGTCTGCAGCTATACTAATTACCGAACTACTCAATTATCTATTTTTTTTTCAATATGAAGGGTAATACATTAATGAATTTTATATTGCACCAATGTTCGCCCCCTTCGTATCCTAGCGCAATACGATTTTTAGCCACTGATCCCATGCATACGACGCAAGCAGAGCATGAACTTGCGGGTGTTTGATTGCTAGATAGATAGATTCTAGTGAACTTGCGGGTGTCCAATTATTTTGTGGGTCGAACTTTTAAAATGATCTAACTTTCAACTTGTGTACTCGCAAAAAAAAAACTTGTGTACTTTCTTTTTAGAAACACATGTAACTTTATTGATACTCATAACATTTACAGATACACTAATTTAAACCTAAGTTACAAGAAATACAAAGTAACTCCTATGACTAATAATTACAATGAAACCTCTTATAAATACCTTCTCCACGATAGCAATCTCTGCTTGAAGGAATACTCCAAATACTTCGGTAGAGAGATTGCAATTAGACTGCAGCAACGATGTTGTCACTCTTTCACCATACGAACATTACCAATAATGATTTTTGAAAAGCGCATTGAGTCGCCCGTCTAAAAGTATGGAAGTCTTGATCGATGAACGTACTTGAGCCAgggatgatcccctagaagtgcAGGCCGTCAAATCACTATATCTTCACCGTGTTGTCGATGAAAGATTTTATCTCCACaaagaatcaaaccaacaaaaaaaGCTTACACAACAACATAAACTCATTAGATCCGAATAAATCGAATCTGCGAGGGCAGAAAACTCTCTAACCTCATGGCACTGCCAAAAGAATGAGAGAAGTTTATTCTCACAAAATTATGATGATCACTAGTGGTAGTCCACTTCGGAGCCCAGGCTCAGCTACACCCGTCCTGACAAAAAATATCAAAACAAAtacaagaaaaaaaatcaaaaaatttcaaCTTT
Proteins encoded in this window:
- the LOC123049593 gene encoding transcription repressor OFP8-like — encoded protein: MSSTRARRSDGRQFGVGGRWRHVAVVDTGCRCRPRRQRLASFLWPSTKPPVTRSSSSSHPSSLFPSSASTASSASARVYKHQQEPYGATAKASPPVATKKVGSNPAKKRREKMAAAAAEEEEVGVAVEKESSDPRGDFRDSMVRMVVEMGLCDSDGLRSMLRRLLALNAPPHHATILAAFAEVCAQLASESSAPPPPAYQYTSDE